From Oceanidesulfovibrio indonesiensis, the proteins below share one genomic window:
- a CDS encoding HDOD domain-containing protein, whose translation MDLKDIVRAIKRLSPLSPSATRLLALLQSPDSDFEQVARIVEYDGALTANVLKVVNAPAFGLGHHVTSVSRAVSFLGEKMIAGIAIASCAPEVYNSELEGYAAQRGQLWQHSLLTAIASREIAGHSTRELRPEEAFTGGILHDIGKSVLSQYLAGETLTLMKAMESRAVQDFVEAERLALETDHSEAGMVLGLHWNLPEELLAVVRHHHDPGKAPEEHRALVYCVHLGDAMAQMHGVGTGADTLQYELAPETGDYFNIDEDTFQSIFMDVRLEFEKSRASFLG comes from the coding sequence ATGGACCTCAAGGACATCGTCAGGGCGATCAAAAGGCTTTCCCCGCTGTCCCCGTCGGCGACCAGGCTGCTTGCGCTGTTGCAATCGCCCGACTCGGATTTCGAGCAGGTCGCGCGTATCGTGGAGTATGACGGTGCGCTGACCGCCAACGTGCTCAAGGTGGTCAACGCGCCGGCCTTTGGGCTGGGCCACCATGTCACCTCGGTGAGCCGCGCGGTATCCTTCCTCGGTGAAAAGATGATTGCCGGCATCGCCATTGCTTCCTGCGCGCCGGAGGTCTACAACTCCGAGCTGGAAGGATACGCGGCGCAACGCGGCCAGCTCTGGCAGCACAGTCTGCTCACGGCCATAGCGAGCCGCGAGATAGCCGGGCACTCCACCCGAGAGCTGCGACCGGAAGAAGCGTTCACCGGCGGCATCCTGCACGACATCGGCAAGTCCGTGCTCTCGCAGTATCTGGCCGGCGAAACGCTCACCCTGATGAAGGCCATGGAGTCCCGCGCGGTGCAGGATTTCGTGGAGGCGGAACGCCTCGCCCTGGAAACCGACCACAGCGAAGCCGGCATGGTGCTGGGCCTGCACTGGAACCTGCCCGAAGAGTTGCTTGCCGTGGTCCGCCACCATCACGACCCTGGCAAGGCGCCGGAGGAACACCGTGCGTTGGTGTACTGCGTGCACCTGGGCGACGCCATGGCCCAGATGCACGGAGTGGGTACAGGCGCCGACACACTGCAGTATGAGCTGGCCCCCGAAACAGGCGATTACTTCAACATCGACGAGGACACCTTCCAGTCCATATTCATGGACGTGCGCCTTGAGTTCGAGAAGTCCCGGGCGTCCTTTCTCGGCTGA
- the thrC gene encoding threonine synthase, translating to MTHAFPVYRGSMQYRCLGCEAVYSIEELHYTCPECGGVFLLEDTSFERLTETPGEMWRDVFDARAAAKRASIRGIFRFYELMAPVLEEEDVVYLGEGSTPVIEANDALAQRIGRRFAFKNDGQNPSASFKDRGMACAFSYLKRLVRENDWDQVLTVCASTGDTSAAAALYAAYVGAPLTSVVILPQGKVTPQQLAQPLGSGATVLEVPGVFDDCMKVVEHLAEHYRVALLNSKNAWRILGQESYAFEVAQWHDWKVGDLAVFVPIGNAGNITAIMSGFLKMHKLGIINDLPRFVGVQSHHADPVYRYYKEKDPTARKYEPVAVTPSVAQAAMIGNPVSFPRVKHFADQVVAIGGDDKFAVVQVSEQEIIESMLLANRHGHIADTQGGECLAGLQKAIEAGVVGEDEFAVLDATAHALKFIGFQEMYFENSFPAEYGITPKKDLSNAPRLLIDPSRKDALAPQDYYLEAATAAAELLGLEAKID from the coding sequence ATGACTCACGCATTTCCCGTCTACCGCGGCTCCATGCAGTATCGATGTCTCGGCTGCGAGGCCGTCTATTCCATCGAGGAGCTCCATTACACCTGCCCCGAATGCGGTGGCGTCTTCCTTCTAGAGGACACGAGCTTCGAGCGGTTGACCGAGACGCCCGGCGAGATGTGGCGCGACGTGTTCGACGCACGGGCAGCGGCCAAGCGCGCGTCCATCCGGGGCATCTTCAGGTTTTACGAGCTCATGGCCCCGGTGCTGGAGGAAGAGGACGTAGTCTACCTCGGCGAGGGAAGCACTCCGGTCATCGAGGCGAACGACGCCCTGGCCCAGCGCATTGGCCGGCGCTTCGCTTTCAAAAACGACGGCCAGAATCCATCGGCCTCATTCAAGGATCGCGGCATGGCCTGCGCCTTCAGCTATCTCAAACGTCTGGTGCGCGAGAACGACTGGGATCAGGTGCTTACAGTCTGCGCGTCCACGGGGGACACCTCGGCCGCCGCGGCGCTTTACGCCGCTTATGTGGGCGCCCCACTCACCTCGGTGGTCATCCTGCCGCAGGGCAAGGTCACGCCGCAACAGCTGGCCCAGCCTCTGGGCAGCGGTGCCACCGTGCTGGAAGTCCCGGGCGTGTTCGACGACTGCATGAAGGTGGTGGAGCACCTGGCCGAGCACTACCGCGTGGCGCTGCTCAACTCCAAGAACGCGTGGCGCATTCTGGGGCAGGAGTCGTACGCCTTCGAGGTGGCGCAGTGGCATGACTGGAAGGTGGGCGACCTCGCGGTCTTCGTGCCTATCGGCAACGCCGGCAACATCACCGCCATCATGAGCGGCTTCCTCAAGATGCACAAGCTGGGCATTATCAACGACTTGCCGCGCTTCGTGGGCGTACAGTCCCACCATGCGGACCCGGTCTACCGTTACTACAAGGAAAAGGACCCGACAGCGCGAAAATACGAGCCCGTGGCGGTGACGCCTTCCGTGGCCCAGGCCGCCATGATCGGCAATCCGGTTTCCTTCCCGCGGGTCAAACACTTTGCCGACCAGGTTGTGGCCATCGGCGGAGACGACAAATTCGCAGTGGTTCAGGTCTCGGAGCAGGAGATTATCGAGTCCATGCTGCTGGCCAACCGACATGGCCACATCGCGGACACCCAGGGCGGCGAGTGTCTGGCTGGCCTGCAGAAAGCCATCGAGGCCGGTGTGGTGGGCGAGGATGAGTTCGCCGTGCTGGACGCCACGGCCCACGCCCTCAAGTTCATCGGATTCCAGGAAATGTACTTCGAGAACTCGTTCCCGGCGGAGTATGGAATTACCCCGAAGAAGGATCTCTCCAACGCGCCCCGACTGCTAATCGACCCCTCGCGTAAGGATGCCCTGGCGCCACAAGATTATTATCTTGAGGCTGCGACTGCCGCGGCGGAGCTGCTCGGTCTCGAGGCGAAAATAGACTGA
- a CDS encoding chemotaxis protein CheD has translation MLVIGVGGIGLANNGDYEGVKTFALGSCVAVMVHDPKSGFVGMVHVALPNSSTNRTRAGTLPGYFADTGIAELLKQAARMRGGKRLNDLVVKVAGGASIIKSSASFNIGKRNSEAVVQLLTNKGLRVSASDLGGNISRTVSIERGTGRVTVASPGRPAWGL, from the coding sequence ATGCTGGTAATAGGAGTCGGGGGAATTGGGCTGGCCAATAACGGAGACTACGAAGGGGTGAAAACCTTCGCATTGGGCTCCTGCGTGGCCGTCATGGTGCACGATCCAAAAAGCGGATTCGTAGGCATGGTGCACGTGGCGCTGCCGAACTCCTCCACCAATCGCACGCGCGCAGGGACTCTGCCCGGATATTTCGCTGATACGGGCATCGCCGAGCTGCTGAAGCAGGCCGCCCGGATGCGTGGCGGCAAGCGGCTGAACGATCTCGTGGTCAAGGTCGCCGGCGGCGCCAGCATCATCAAATCCAGCGCGAGCTTCAATATCGGCAAACGCAACTCGGAAGCCGTGGTGCAGCTTCTTACGAACAAGGGATTGCGTGTTTCAGCCTCCGATCTCGGCGGCAACATCAGCAGGACCGTGAGTATCGAGCGGGGTACGGGGCGCGTCACCGTGGCCTCCCCGGGCCGCCCTGCCTGGGGTCTGTAA
- a CDS encoding type I restriction endonuclease subunit R, with translation MVTTINESSIEELVLELLDDLGYTIAHGPDVAPDGPQPERLSYGDVILLERLKTSLARINPHLSPDVLGEVIRKIQQQETPSLEDENHRLHLFMVDGVDVEVTREDGSIGGDKAWLVDFDNLDNNDWLALNQFTVIEGINNRRPDIVVFLNGLPVAVLELKNPGSEDATLESAYNQLQTYKAQVPTLFRSNIVLGTSDGILARLGSLTAGEERFMPWRTVDGHEILHKGMPELPTLLEGVFDKRRFLDYLRGFVVFESDGAKLIKKIAGYHQFHAVQHAVGCTVQASSPEGDRRVGVIWHTQGSGKSLLMVFYAGRIILHPAMANPTIVVITDRNDLDDQLYGTFCGCSDLLRQMPVKAESREHLKELLSVASGGIVFTTIQKFSPEKGEEYPLLTDRRNVVVIADEAHRSQYGFRAKVSRESGEISYGFAKHMRDALPGASFIGFTGTPIEATDVNTPAVFGNYIDIYDIQRAVEDEATVPIFYESRLAKIELDENEKPSLDEVDELAGYDDESTAERRKAKWSRVEALVGAEKRLKLIAKDIVEHFESRVAAMQGKAMIVCMSRRICVALYDELVALRPEWHHQDDDKGAVKVVMTGSASDPLEWQKHSGSKARRDLLAKRAKQPDDALKLVIVRDMWLTGFDAPCLHTMYVDKPMQGHGLMQAIARVNRVFKDKPGGLIVDYIGLAQRLKSALAQYSEGDRKQAGIDEREAVALMREKYEVVRDMYHGFDYSKAITGTNRERLYTIALAMDWIQEMHRKAAEREDREEDKKKAWRRYSDAVLALSKAYALAAQSDEAKRIRDEVGFFQTVKAALTKSAASNNGDKKKDVDLAVQQIISRAVISTEIVDILEAAGIDTPDISILSDEFLAELKGMEQKNFALEALKKLLNGQIRSQANTNVVKKRAFSDRLQDAINRYHTNAITTAQVLEELIGLAKDLRAARQRGEEDGLSQEEIAFYDALAENESAVQIMGDVQLKVIAHELLMRIKANVGVDWTHSENARARIRVMVKKILRKYGYPPDMQDEAVRTVLEQAEALSAQWSEVA, from the coding sequence ATGGTTACCACCATCAACGAGTCCTCCATAGAAGAACTCGTTCTCGAGTTACTTGACGACCTGGGTTACACCATTGCCCATGGTCCAGATGTCGCGCCGGATGGTCCCCAGCCAGAGCGTCTTTCCTATGGGGACGTGATTCTTCTCGAGCGGCTCAAAACCTCGCTGGCGCGTATCAACCCGCACCTGAGCCCTGATGTCCTGGGCGAGGTCATCCGTAAGATACAGCAGCAGGAAACACCTTCACTGGAAGATGAGAACCATCGTCTGCACCTGTTCATGGTTGACGGTGTGGACGTGGAAGTTACCCGCGAGGATGGGTCCATCGGCGGCGACAAGGCTTGGCTGGTGGATTTCGACAACCTGGACAACAACGATTGGCTGGCGCTGAATCAGTTCACCGTCATCGAAGGCATTAACAACCGGCGGCCAGACATCGTCGTGTTCCTCAATGGCTTACCCGTGGCCGTGCTTGAGCTGAAGAACCCTGGTTCAGAAGACGCCACCCTTGAATCCGCCTACAACCAGCTCCAGACTTACAAAGCCCAGGTTCCCACTTTATTCCGAAGCAACATAGTGCTTGGCACGTCTGACGGTATTCTTGCCCGCCTGGGCTCTTTGACCGCCGGCGAGGAGCGGTTCATGCCCTGGCGCACTGTGGACGGCCACGAGATATTGCATAAGGGCATGCCCGAGCTGCCCACACTGCTGGAAGGTGTTTTCGATAAGCGGCGCTTTCTAGATTACTTGCGCGGGTTTGTTGTGTTCGAGAGCGACGGGGCCAAGCTGATAAAAAAGATCGCCGGATATCATCAGTTTCATGCTGTGCAACATGCGGTAGGGTGCACGGTCCAGGCGTCCAGCCCTGAGGGGGACCGTCGGGTAGGCGTTATCTGGCACACGCAGGGCTCGGGAAAAAGTCTGCTTATGGTGTTCTATGCAGGCCGAATAATCTTGCACCCCGCCATGGCTAACCCGACCATAGTTGTCATTACCGACAGGAACGACCTGGACGACCAGCTATATGGCACGTTCTGTGGCTGCTCCGACCTGCTCAGACAGATGCCTGTGAAGGCCGAATCCCGGGAGCACCTCAAAGAGTTGTTGTCCGTGGCTTCTGGCGGCATCGTATTCACCACTATCCAAAAGTTTTCTCCCGAGAAAGGGGAGGAGTATCCACTTCTCACGGACCGCCGCAATGTCGTTGTCATTGCCGACGAGGCGCACAGGAGCCAGTACGGGTTCAGGGCCAAGGTATCTAGGGAGAGCGGCGAAATCTCGTACGGTTTCGCCAAGCACATGCGGGATGCCCTGCCCGGCGCTTCGTTCATCGGCTTCACCGGCACGCCCATCGAGGCGACTGACGTTAATACACCAGCTGTTTTCGGCAATTACATCGATATTTACGACATCCAGCGTGCGGTGGAAGACGAAGCAACCGTTCCAATTTTCTACGAAAGCAGGTTGGCCAAGATCGAACTGGACGAGAACGAGAAGCCCAGTCTGGATGAAGTGGACGAGCTGGCTGGATATGATGACGAGTCTACCGCTGAGCGTCGCAAGGCCAAATGGTCGCGCGTGGAGGCGCTTGTTGGCGCTGAAAAGCGACTGAAGCTGATTGCCAAGGACATTGTGGAGCACTTTGAAAGCCGCGTAGCTGCCATGCAGGGTAAAGCCATGATCGTCTGCATGAGCCGCAGAATCTGTGTGGCTTTGTACGACGAATTGGTTGCCCTCAGGCCAGAGTGGCACCACCAGGACGACGATAAGGGCGCTGTGAAAGTTGTCATGACTGGTTCTGCATCCGATCCTTTGGAATGGCAGAAACACAGTGGTTCTAAAGCCAGACGCGACCTGCTTGCCAAGCGAGCCAAGCAACCCGATGACGCGTTGAAGCTTGTCATCGTGCGGGACATGTGGCTGACAGGCTTTGATGCACCCTGCCTGCACACCATGTATGTTGATAAGCCCATGCAAGGGCACGGCTTGATGCAGGCCATTGCCAGGGTCAACCGGGTATTTAAGGACAAGCCGGGCGGTCTCATCGTAGATTATATCGGATTGGCCCAGCGGCTCAAATCAGCACTGGCACAGTACTCCGAAGGCGATCGCAAGCAGGCTGGCATTGACGAACGCGAAGCCGTGGCCCTGATGAGAGAGAAGTACGAGGTGGTCCGGGATATGTACCACGGCTTTGACTACTCCAAGGCCATCACCGGCACCAATAGAGAGCGGCTATATACCATCGCTTTAGCCATGGACTGGATTCAGGAGATGCACCGAAAAGCCGCCGAGAGGGAAGACAGAGAGGAAGACAAGAAGAAGGCTTGGCGGCGCTATAGCGATGCAGTGCTGGCTCTTTCAAAGGCGTATGCCCTGGCGGCCCAGAGTGACGAAGCGAAACGTATTCGCGATGAGGTGGGCTTCTTTCAGACGGTCAAGGCCGCGCTGACCAAATCAGCGGCATCCAACAATGGCGATAAGAAGAAGGACGTGGATCTGGCTGTACAACAGATAATCAGCCGCGCCGTTATCTCCACTGAGATTGTGGACATTCTGGAAGCCGCCGGTATTGATACGCCGGACATTTCCATCCTCTCTGACGAGTTCCTGGCCGAGCTGAAGGGGATGGAGCAGAAAAATTTTGCATTAGAGGCGCTGAAGAAGCTGCTCAATGGGCAGATCAGGTCCCAGGCCAACACCAATGTTGTGAAGAAACGAGCGTTCTCGGATCGCTTGCAGGATGCGATCAACAGATACCACACGAATGCCATCACTACTGCCCAGGTGCTCGAAGAGCTGATCGGCCTTGCCAAGGATCTCCGGGCGGCCAGACAACGGGGAGAAGAAGACGGCCTTTCACAGGAGGAGATCGCTTTTTATGACGCCCTAGCCGAAAACGAAAGCGCCGTACAGATTATGGGGGATGTGCAGCTTAAGGTCATCGCCCACGAACTGCTTATGAGGATTAAGGCCAACGTGGGAGTTGACTGGACGCATAGCGAAAACGCCCGCGCCCGTATACGGGTGATGGTGAAGAAGATATTACGGAAGTATGGATATCCACCAGACATGCAGGACGAAGCGGTAAGAACTGTATTGGAGCAGGCTGAGGCATTATCGGCGCAATGGAGCGAGGTTGCTTAA
- a CDS encoding tyrosine-type recombinase/integrase, producing MSVQRKKRDGSYHCHFRDYNGKQRAPSFGKGRTGKRKATEFDKQVKACKRMGLPLPDPKNPEATSVVEQQPSVASGQVLSPKRVHVATGPRESLYLDELAQKWINSLRAEGKGDSWLPYWVRILQDHILPELCTSEINALNQDDILAVMLPLTEGKRQSTRNRYMSYLKIMINFGVKHGYCSKNPLQHWQKAKEAPRHPEVTLDDVDAIYQHAAPHVQWALEVMSYTGARPGPSELFAMTWSNIDWSQRMLSYYASKVRKWVRIPLNDDFFMELAEKHELAKTPYIIEYNGKPVKSIKKAFANAVRRAGIEKRVCPYDIRHLFATNALNKGGDLKALSAFLSHSSTKMTADQYYMNMRGEMERMAQLLEGPAKRLAKAEQ from the coding sequence ATGAGCGTTCAAAGAAAGAAGCGCGATGGATCTTACCATTGTCATTTCCGAGACTATAACGGAAAGCAACGAGCCCCTTCCTTTGGGAAGGGGCGCACGGGCAAGCGGAAGGCCACGGAGTTCGATAAGCAGGTCAAAGCCTGCAAGCGCATGGGGCTCCCCCTGCCTGATCCGAAAAATCCTGAGGCAACATCAGTGGTGGAACAGCAGCCTTCTGTCGCATCCGGGCAGGTGCTGTCACCGAAACGGGTGCATGTTGCTACCGGCCCACGAGAATCGCTTTACCTGGATGAACTGGCCCAGAAGTGGATCAACTCCCTGAGGGCTGAAGGAAAGGGGGACAGCTGGCTGCCGTATTGGGTTCGCATACTGCAGGATCACATACTGCCCGAGCTCTGCACCAGTGAGATTAATGCTCTCAACCAGGATGACATCCTGGCCGTGATGTTGCCTCTGACAGAAGGGAAGAGGCAGAGCACGCGCAACCGCTACATGTCCTACCTGAAGATTATGATCAACTTTGGTGTGAAGCACGGTTACTGCTCGAAAAACCCGCTGCAGCATTGGCAAAAGGCAAAGGAGGCACCGCGGCACCCTGAGGTCACTTTGGACGATGTCGATGCGATTTATCAACACGCCGCTCCCCATGTTCAATGGGCCCTTGAGGTTATGTCGTACACTGGCGCGCGTCCCGGGCCATCCGAATTGTTTGCGATGACGTGGTCTAACATCGATTGGAGTCAGCGTATGCTGTCATATTACGCCTCAAAAGTGAGAAAATGGGTGAGGATACCCCTCAACGACGACTTCTTCATGGAGTTGGCCGAAAAGCACGAACTGGCCAAGACGCCATACATTATCGAATACAATGGCAAGCCCGTGAAGAGCATCAAGAAAGCATTCGCGAACGCGGTGAGACGCGCAGGTATTGAAAAGAGGGTCTGCCCGTACGACATTCGCCACCTGTTTGCGACCAATGCCTTAAACAAAGGGGGAGACCTCAAGGCGCTGTCGGCTTTTCTCAGCCACAGCAGCACGAAGATGACAGCGGACCAGTACTACATGAACATGCGCGGCGAGATGGAGCGTATGGCCCAATTGCTTGAGGGACCGGCAAAAAGGCTCGCCAAAGCGGAGCAATAA
- a CDS encoding peptidylprolyl isomerase, with product MADNPHVLIETTLGEILVELFPDKAPKTVENFLRYVDDGHYDETIFHRVVRNFVIQGGGYTSLLEKKPTREPVPNEATNGLQNKAGTLAMARAMEKDSATDEFFINAADNPDLDHAGDTDEDYGYAVFGQVVEGMDVVKKINWKVVKPRDGFDELPVDAMEILSVSRYE from the coding sequence ATGGCAGACAACCCGCACGTGCTCATCGAGACCACGCTGGGCGAGATCCTCGTCGAGCTCTTTCCGGACAAGGCTCCGAAAACCGTGGAGAACTTCCTGCGCTATGTGGACGACGGCCACTACGACGAGACCATTTTCCATCGCGTGGTGCGCAACTTCGTCATACAGGGCGGCGGCTACACGTCCCTGCTGGAGAAGAAGCCCACACGAGAACCCGTCCCCAACGAGGCTACCAACGGGCTGCAGAACAAGGCCGGCACTCTGGCTATGGCCCGCGCCATGGAAAAGGACTCGGCCACGGACGAGTTCTTCATCAACGCCGCCGACAACCCGGATCTGGATCATGCAGGCGATACGGACGAGGATTACGGCTACGCCGTGTTCGGGCAGGTGGTGGAGGGCATGGACGTAGTCAAGAAGATCAACTGGAAAGTGGTCAAGCCTCGGGACGGATTCGACGAGTTGCCGGTGGATGCCATGGAGATCCTGTCCGTCAGCCGCTACGAGTGA
- a CDS encoding tyrosine-type recombinase/integrase: protein MKVDPIISLKDVKSIKKLLVESPRDRLLFVMGINTGLRVQDLLALKVSDLMYRKVGDRVTIRERKTNKENVFIVNKEIKQALDAHLQTADHKEEHYLFKSRKGFNAPLSTYAVTKMVKRWCAAVNLKGNYGAHTLRKTWTYHQRKTFGVSWEVLAKRLNHSSPAVTRAYLGIQEEEIETVLLENWL, encoded by the coding sequence ATGAAGGTCGATCCCATCATTTCGCTGAAGGACGTGAAGAGCATCAAGAAACTGCTGGTAGAGTCGCCGCGCGACCGTTTGCTGTTCGTCATGGGCATCAATACGGGCTTGCGCGTGCAGGACCTGCTGGCCTTGAAAGTCAGCGACCTCATGTACCGCAAGGTCGGCGACCGCGTCACCATACGCGAACGCAAGACGAACAAAGAAAACGTCTTCATCGTCAATAAAGAGATCAAGCAGGCGCTGGACGCCCATTTGCAAACCGCCGACCACAAGGAGGAACATTACCTGTTCAAGAGCCGGAAGGGCTTCAACGCACCGCTCTCCACCTACGCGGTGACGAAGATGGTTAAACGATGGTGCGCAGCCGTGAACCTTAAGGGTAATTACGGGGCGCACACTCTCCGCAAGACCTGGACTTATCATCAGCGCAAGACGTTCGGCGTCAGCTGGGAGGTATTAGCCAAGCGGTTGAACCATTCGAGTCCAGCCGTGACCCGCGCCTACCTGGGCATACAGGAAGAAGAAATCGAGACCGTGTTGCTGGAAAACTGGTTGTAA
- a CDS encoding restriction endonuclease subunit S, giving the protein MEVNPPFFLPASWPTYPMGEVCRKGGGDIQTGPFGNQLHKSDYVAVGIPSIMPVNIGDNQINDVGIARITATDAQRLGKYLVRAGDIVYSRRGDVERRALVREKEDGWLCGTGCLRVRFGEGVVIPEFGAYYLGHPAVREWIVRHAIGATMPNLNTKILSALPFVLPPLPEQQAIANILGTLDDKIDLNRRMNETLEAMARAIFKSWFIDFDGHTEFEDSELGPIPKGWRVGKLADVADNPRRTIQPSDVPSTTPYIGLHHMPRRCIALDAWGRADEVGSGKSWFKKGEILFGKLRPYFHKVGIAPVDGVCSTDILVVVPKSAEWHSYVMSLVSSKDFVDYTDTYSTGTKMPRTNWKDMGNYPLAIPPKSLAKAFQDITEVFYHRIGQDVHQNYSLASLRDALLPKLISGELSLTETEKMVAEAI; this is encoded by the coding sequence ATGGAAGTTAATCCTCCTTTTTTTCTTCCTGCATCGTGGCCCACCTATCCGATGGGTGAGGTCTGCAGAAAAGGGGGGGGCGACATACAAACTGGTCCTTTTGGGAACCAGTTACACAAATCCGACTACGTAGCGGTAGGTATACCGTCAATAATGCCTGTAAATATAGGTGATAATCAAATCAACGATGTAGGAATAGCACGAATTACCGCGACAGATGCACAACGGCTTGGCAAATATTTAGTCCGAGCAGGTGACATTGTATATAGCAGAAGAGGTGATGTAGAGCGCCGTGCGCTTGTCCGGGAAAAGGAGGATGGTTGGCTTTGCGGAACCGGTTGTCTGAGGGTGCGTTTTGGTGAAGGCGTTGTTATTCCAGAATTTGGAGCCTACTACTTAGGACACCCTGCCGTTAGAGAATGGATCGTTCGACATGCAATCGGCGCTACAATGCCGAATTTGAACACTAAGATATTGTCTGCCCTTCCGTTTGTCTTACCTCCCCTGCCTGAGCAACAAGCCATAGCCAACATTCTGGGCACGCTGGATGACAAGATCGACCTGAACCGGCGCATGAACGAGACGCTGGAGGCCATGGCGCGGGCGATCTTCAAGTCCTGGTTCATCGACTTCGACGGCCACACCGAGTTCGAGGACAGCGAGCTCGGCCCGATCCCCAAGGGCTGGCGGGTTGGGAAGCTGGCAGATGTTGCCGACAACCCACGTCGAACTATTCAGCCATCCGATGTGCCATCCACGACACCCTACATTGGACTGCATCACATGCCGCGTCGTTGCATCGCGCTGGATGCCTGGGGTCGAGCCGATGAGGTTGGCAGCGGCAAGTCATGGTTCAAAAAAGGTGAGATTCTGTTCGGCAAGTTGAGGCCATACTTCCATAAAGTCGGAATCGCTCCGGTCGATGGTGTGTGCTCGACGGACATTCTCGTGGTGGTGCCAAAGTCGGCTGAGTGGCACAGCTATGTAATGTCTCTGGTATCAAGCAAAGACTTTGTCGATTACACGGACACCTACTCGACTGGTACCAAGATGCCCCGCACCAACTGGAAAGACATGGGGAATTACCCTTTAGCAATCCCACCGAAATCTTTGGCAAAGGCATTCCAGGATATTACTGAAGTGTTCTACCATCGTATCGGACAGGATGTGCACCAGAACTACAGCCTTGCTAGTTTGCGAGACGCTCTCCTGCCCAAGCTAATTTCTGGCGAGTTATCGCTGACGGAAACAGAGAAAATGGTTGCGGAAGCAATATAA
- a CDS encoding DUF488 family protein: MPTNKIGMSYYGKESQFQNPVGITSGIPSGSSLSSNRHAPWLSPPFDISAKFNKGEISYAALKEIYRQLVAIDLEQFRCTIDALFDRFGNGIVLLGCQKNPSKCHRSILAEFINEHTEHQAVEVSEQHQLIEVDYAQIIADNPL, from the coding sequence ATGCCCACTAATAAGATTGGCATGTCCTATTACGGAAAGGAATCGCAATTCCAAAATCCCGTTGGTATCACCTCTGGTATTCCTTCAGGATCATCACTATCAAGTAACAGACATGCACCATGGCTCTCTCCGCCGTTTGATATCAGTGCTAAGTTTAACAAAGGAGAGATCAGTTATGCCGCATTGAAAGAAATATATCGGCAACTTGTAGCAATTGATTTAGAACAATTCAGATGTACAATTGATGCACTGTTCGATAGATTTGGAAATGGTATAGTTCTTCTCGGCTGCCAGAAGAATCCTAGCAAATGTCATCGATCAATCCTTGCTGAGTTTATTAATGAGCATACAGAACATCAAGCTGTCGAGGTAAGCGAACAACATCAACTTATTGAAGTGGACTATGCGCAGATCATCGCTGACAACCCACTGTAA
- a CDS encoding DUF433 domain-containing protein: protein MQLENILNKGVYTIAEASTLTGVPKKSFYNWVQSYKNFKAKYSNEQLRHFWNPDFIDFDGGILLTFRDIMEARFVNMFRKYNIPFKRIASAASYLSLELKVMSPFSSRIFETEGIKILVFNDENKTRLDTHTKQFLLPDMDFLMKPERIEAIKRDATILIDGIEYDEKGTPVLWKPCPNDFPDITIRPGLHTGKPTIDNLSVSTLVMQYELENDFQEIAKAYDTRPEFVQQAYEFSRRVIQ, encoded by the coding sequence ATGCAGCTAGAAAATATACTTAACAAAGGCGTGTACACAATTGCTGAAGCTTCTACGCTTACAGGAGTACCGAAGAAGTCATTTTACAATTGGGTTCAAAGCTATAAAAACTTCAAGGCTAAATATAGCAATGAACAGTTGCGGCACTTCTGGAATCCTGATTTCATTGACTTCGATGGGGGAATACTTCTTACCTTCAGGGACATAATGGAAGCAAGATTTGTTAATATGTTTCGAAAATATAATATCCCGTTCAAAAGAATCGCTTCTGCCGCATCATATTTGTCACTTGAGCTGAAAGTAATGTCTCCTTTCTCTTCTAGGATATTTGAGACAGAAGGTATAAAAATACTTGTTTTCAACGACGAAAATAAAACTCGACTGGACACACATACTAAACAGTTTCTTCTCCCGGACATGGACTTTTTAATGAAACCAGAACGCATTGAGGCTATCAAAAGGGATGCAACAATACTGATTGACGGCATAGAATATGACGAGAAAGGAACTCCTGTATTATGGAAACCTTGCCCGAATGATTTTCCAGATATCACCATCAGGCCAGGATTGCATACGGGAAAGCCAACAATAGACAACCTTAGCGTAAGCACTCTTGTGATGCAATACGAATTAGAAAATGACTTCCAAGAGATTGCAAAAGCATATGATACTAGACCGGAATTCGTACAGCAAGCATATGAATTTAGCAGGCGGGTAATTCAATGA